Proteins encoded within one genomic window of Candidatus Dadabacteria bacterium:
- the nuoH gene encoding NADH-quinone oxidoreductase subunit NuoH, translated as MTPLLISIAVAKIALVFFVVLTVVAYLTFAERRLSAFIQDRYGPNRVGPSGLLQPLADGIKFIFKEDIIPPKANKTMYIMAPAFALVTALAALAVIPIGKGVHTDLFGFLQDPVFIRFQIADINIGLLYVLGISSLSVYGVVLGGWGSNSKYSLLGGLRAAAQMISYELALGLSILGVIAITGSLRLGDIIEAQEQMWFLIPSFIGFVVFVVSAFAETNRLPFDMPEAEPEIVAGYHTEYSSMKFAMFFMAEYTHMIVASCMITCLFLGGWYPLPFGGWFGIDINTHWYLPPAVFIGKVLFLLFLFIWVRWTLPRFRYDQVMGLGWKRLFPLAVANLLLISFLIVSGIL; from the coding sequence ATGACTCCACTTCTGATATCAATAGCGGTTGCAAAGATAGCGCTTGTCTTTTTCGTCGTCCTGACGGTTGTTGCCTATCTAACCTTCGCGGAAAGAAGGTTAAGCGCCTTCATACAGGACCGCTACGGACCGAACAGGGTTGGACCCTCGGGACTGCTCCAGCCTCTTGCAGACGGCATCAAGTTCATCTTCAAAGAAGACATTATTCCCCCGAAAGCGAACAAGACCATGTATATAATGGCCCCGGCGTTCGCGCTCGTCACGGCCCTTGCGGCTCTCGCAGTGATTCCCATAGGAAAGGGGGTTCACACGGACCTCTTCGGATTTCTCCAGGATCCCGTGTTCATAAGGTTCCAGATAGCCGACATAAACATCGGCCTTCTCTACGTGCTCGGAATAAGTTCGCTCAGCGTATACGGCGTGGTGCTCGGCGGGTGGGGTTCTAACAGCAAGTACTCTCTTCTAGGAGGACTTCGGGCCGCAGCGCAGATGATAAGCTATGAACTCGCTCTGGGCCTGTCCATACTGGGGGTAATCGCCATAACGGGATCGCTTCGCCTAGGGGACATAATCGAAGCGCAGGAGCAGATGTGGTTCCTAATCCCGTCCTTTATAGGCTTTGTGGTTTTCGTAGTTTCCGCGTTTGCCGAAACCAACAGGCTCCCGTTTGATATGCCGGAAGCCGAGCCCGAGATAGTCGCCGGCTATCACACCGAATACAGCAGTATGAAATTTGCAATGTTCTTCATGGCTGAATATACTCATATGATAGTTGCTTCGTGCATGATAACTTGTTTGTTTTTGGGTGGTTGGTATCCCTTACCGTTCGGAGGGTGGTTCGGCATTGATATCAACACACATTGGTATCTGCCGCCGGCTGTCTTTATCGGCAAAGTCCTTTTCTTACTCTTCCTGTTTATCTGGGTAAGATGGACTTTGCCAAGGTTCAGATATGATCAGGTAATGGGCCTCGGCTGGAAGAGGCTTTTCCCCTTAGCAGTAGCTAACCTGCTTCTCATAAGTTTTCTTATCGTTTCGGGAATCCTTTAG
- a CDS encoding molybdopterin-dependent oxidoreductase produces MPKITIDGIELDVDDGINVIQAAAVAGIEIPHFCYHPSLSVVAQCRQCLVEVEGVPKVLPACNTTVRDGLVVKTDTEKAFEARKAAVEFTLINHPLDCPICAKGGECPLQMTTFDHGPGYSRVGGPENKKVRQKSYLSDRIMYDANRCIMCTRCVRFTDEVTKTHELGTTGRGFRKKISVFPGKTLDNELAGNVIDICPVGALLPKDNLHEERVWYMKFTDSVCSLCSTGCNITVGVDPRKGEVSRIRPRINEEVNGHWICDRGRFDYKKVQKSTRLKDPIMKSDGDYEIASWENAINSVGARLSGIKSGGAGTCAIAGSARLTNEEMFLAAKLSSTLGDCLVICAVGTEEIEKKFDLVSNDPYPNSAGARNFMTQANGDDTKATIDSLLAGRINTLVVIEADLFEMVSGHEKYALSRALEKISFLAVIDYRLTETARHAHVILPAASPYEKNGTFTNDAGRVQRIRKAIPPPGNAKSACEILCMIGERLDKTLFSYGSASEVMDDISLKIPGYGGISYDRIGTVGKVLEHGAGR; encoded by the coding sequence ATGCCCAAGATAACCATCGACGGAATTGAACTTGATGTGGACGACGGAATAAACGTCATCCAGGCTGCCGCGGTGGCCGGGATAGAGATCCCTCATTTCTGCTATCACCCTTCGCTGAGCGTGGTCGCCCAGTGCAGGCAATGCCTTGTGGAAGTGGAAGGCGTTCCCAAGGTACTCCCCGCGTGCAACACGACCGTAAGAGACGGCCTAGTGGTCAAGACGGACACCGAAAAAGCTTTTGAGGCCAGAAAAGCAGCCGTTGAGTTCACTCTGATAAACCACCCGCTTGACTGTCCCATATGCGCCAAGGGAGGGGAATGCCCGCTCCAGATGACCACTTTCGATCACGGTCCCGGCTACAGCAGGGTCGGCGGTCCCGAGAACAAGAAGGTAAGGCAGAAAAGCTACCTGAGCGACCGCATAATGTACGACGCCAACAGGTGCATCATGTGCACCAGATGCGTGCGCTTCACGGATGAGGTAACGAAAACCCACGAACTTGGGACCACCGGAAGAGGCTTTCGGAAGAAAATCTCCGTTTTCCCCGGGAAAACGCTCGATAATGAACTTGCGGGAAACGTGATTGACATCTGCCCGGTCGGAGCCCTGCTCCCCAAAGACAACCTTCACGAAGAGAGGGTCTGGTACATGAAATTCACAGACTCCGTGTGTTCTCTCTGCAGCACCGGGTGCAACATTACCGTGGGCGTCGATCCGAGAAAAGGAGAAGTCTCCCGCATACGCCCGAGAATAAACGAGGAAGTTAACGGACACTGGATATGCGACAGGGGAAGATTCGACTACAAGAAGGTCCAGAAGTCGACCAGACTTAAAGACCCCATAATGAAAAGTGACGGGGACTACGAGATAGCCTCCTGGGAAAACGCGATTAACAGCGTCGGGGCCAGGCTCTCTGGAATAAAGTCAGGCGGCGCGGGCACCTGTGCGATTGCGGGATCGGCCAGGCTTACAAATGAGGAAATGTTTCTCGCGGCGAAGCTTTCGTCCACACTTGGAGATTGCCTGGTAATCTGCGCCGTGGGAACCGAGGAAATAGAGAAAAAATTCGATCTCGTAAGCAACGACCCGTATCCAAACAGCGCCGGAGCCAGGAATTTCATGACGCAGGCAAACGGAGACGATACGAAAGCTACGATTGACTCGCTGCTTGCCGGCAGGATCAATACGCTAGTAGTCATCGAGGCGGACCTGTTCGAGATGGTTTCAGGCCACGAGAAGTACGCTCTTTCCCGGGCTCTTGAGAAAATCAGCTTCCTTGCCGTCATCGACTACAGACTCACCGAGACCGCGAGACACGCTCACGTAATACTTCCAGCGGCAAGTCCCTATGAAAAAAACGGGACTTTCACGAACGACGCCGGACGGGTTCAGAGGATAAGAAAGGCCATACCTCCTCCCGGGAATGCTAAGTCCGCATGCGAAATACTGTGCATGATTGGGGAGCGGCTCGACAAGACCCTGTTCAGCTACGGCTCCGCGTCGGAAGTGATGGATGACATAAGCCTCAAGATCCCCGGATACGGGGGGATTAGCTATGACAGGATAGGTACCGTCGGAAAAGTTCTTGAACACGGCGCGGGCAGATGA
- a CDS encoding twin-arginine translocase TatA/TatE family subunit: MFGLGTAELLIILFIALVVLGPKELPKVARTLGRGIRELQRAKDDIKKNIEFEDDMDEKTKFQTPKKDENV; encoded by the coding sequence ATGTTCGGACTCGGCACAGCTGAATTACTCATAATACTTTTCATCGCACTTGTGGTTCTGGGGCCCAAGGAGTTGCCCAAGGTCGCAAGAACCCTTGGCAGGGGGATAAGAGAGCTTCAAAGAGCCAAGGACGATATAAAAAAGAACATAGAATTTGAAGACGATATGGACGAGAAAACCAAGTTTCAGACACCCAAAAAGGACGAAAACGTCTGA
- a CDS encoding MFS transporter has translation MLRNRFFYGWVIVIAGHLLITLDGMVLYSFGIFLPYLNEAFGLSNTVGSSFFSLRCVCMAFSFVFAGRLIDTHDARYLTFFGGLVGAFGFLLSAYAETTWELYLTYSVMVGIGDGFLYILPVTVISRWFVKKRALAIGIATAGVPVSGLVVNPLTTWLIESFGYERALVYLSVIFTAILCSALLVKNRPEEMGLRPYGENSEDAAKDTGASDWSAKEAFSHSSFWLMYIAFFFGFNTFLIIIVHLFNFSVEAGISPLVAAGAPAFIGVGSIIGRIFFSGVVTNFISDVRILFVCYFFQATSIILILSVAEVWSLYLFGFLFGLFYSGWVPMFPTILGKFYGLKSLGSIFGIFGTGFSLAAISGPLVSGLLFDMTQSYQKSLIVAMAASFTTAFLVLLIRTPVKKINKTAT, from the coding sequence ATGCTTAGAAACAGATTTTTTTACGGATGGGTCATAGTCATAGCAGGACACCTGCTCATAACGCTTGACGGGATGGTTCTCTACTCGTTCGGGATATTTCTCCCTTACCTGAACGAAGCTTTCGGTCTCTCAAATACCGTCGGATCGTCATTTTTTTCCCTGAGATGCGTCTGCATGGCCTTTTCATTCGTGTTCGCGGGAAGGCTCATAGACACCCACGACGCGAGGTACCTAACCTTCTTTGGAGGACTTGTAGGAGCATTCGGCTTTCTTCTTTCAGCTTATGCCGAAACCACATGGGAACTCTACCTGACCTACAGCGTGATGGTGGGAATAGGAGACGGGTTTCTCTACATACTGCCCGTCACCGTCATCAGCAGGTGGTTCGTTAAGAAAAGGGCGCTTGCAATAGGAATCGCCACGGCGGGGGTTCCTGTAAGCGGTCTGGTGGTAAACCCGCTTACCACCTGGCTTATAGAATCATTCGGTTACGAGCGCGCCCTTGTTTACCTCTCTGTAATTTTTACCGCGATACTGTGTTCCGCGCTTCTGGTGAAAAACCGTCCCGAGGAAATGGGACTCAGACCGTACGGAGAGAACTCTGAGGATGCGGCGAAAGATACGGGAGCTTCTGACTGGAGCGCAAAGGAAGCGTTTTCACACTCAAGCTTCTGGCTTATGTACATCGCGTTTTTCTTCGGGTTTAACACTTTTCTCATTATTATCGTACATCTTTTTAACTTCTCCGTAGAAGCGGGAATATCCCCTCTCGTCGCGGCAGGGGCACCCGCCTTCATAGGGGTTGGAAGCATTATCGGGCGGATTTTCTTCTCGGGAGTCGTGACCAACTTCATAAGCGACGTGCGCATACTGTTTGTCTGCTATTTCTTCCAGGCAACATCCATAATCCTCATTCTGTCGGTCGCGGAGGTATGGTCGCTTTACCTGTTCGGCTTTCTGTTCGGCCTTTTCTACAGCGGGTGGGTGCCGATGTTTCCGACTATACTTGGAAAATTCTACGGTCTTAAGTCACTTGGAAGCATCTTCGGTATTTTTGGCACCGGATTCTCCCTCGCCGCGATCAGCGGCCCCCTTGTTTCCGGACTTCTCTTCGACATGACCCAGAGCTACCAGAAATCCCTTATCGTGGCGATGGCGGCGTCTTTTACAACGGCCTTCTTAGTACTACTTATAAGGACTCCCGTAAAAAAAATTAACAAAACCGCCACTTAG
- the hisS gene encoding histidine--tRNA ligase: protein MKAARLHGFKDIFHPETEKLRLVESRAKEVFERFGFSEIIIPILELSGVYSTGLGDTTDIVQKEMYTFETKGGEWVSMRPEGTAGVVRAFIEHSLYRKSPVTKLYYLGEMFRHEKPQEGRQRSFNQIGAELFGSKDPLADSEIIAMLWLAITELGLSDHVELELNSIGKPAERERYKEALIGFLSPKKDSLCENCQNRLGTNPLRILDCKTRTCREITSEIPFSIRDYLSEQSSEHLDALTYSLGEKSIPYKLNPRIVRGLDYYTDTVFEITTDKLGSQNAVAAGGRYDLLVERMGGPETPAVGFAMGVERILLLLEKTGTRRNAPGRKQLVCIIHIGDEARGEAARIADDLRKKGMRVETEYENKSLKSQMRKANRTGAAYSVIIGEDELRKKVFSLRNMRTGEEKTFPLKTLADLRGHDDFRKLL from the coding sequence ATGAAAGCGGCCCGTCTTCACGGATTCAAAGACATATTTCACCCCGAAACGGAAAAACTGCGACTCGTAGAGAGCAGAGCCAAGGAAGTGTTCGAACGCTTCGGTTTTTCCGAGATAATCATTCCGATTCTGGAACTATCCGGGGTCTACTCAACGGGGCTCGGCGATACCACAGACATCGTCCAGAAGGAGATGTACACGTTTGAGACCAAGGGGGGAGAGTGGGTTTCGATGAGACCCGAGGGAACGGCGGGAGTCGTAAGGGCATTTATCGAACATTCCCTTTACAGAAAATCGCCCGTGACGAAGCTTTACTACTTGGGAGAGATGTTCAGACATGAAAAACCCCAAGAAGGAAGGCAGAGAAGCTTTAACCAGATAGGAGCCGAGCTTTTCGGCTCCAAAGACCCCCTTGCGGATTCGGAGATAATCGCGATGCTCTGGCTTGCGATTACGGAACTTGGGCTCTCAGATCATGTGGAACTTGAGCTTAACTCGATAGGAAAGCCCGCTGAACGCGAGCGGTACAAAGAGGCCCTTATCGGGTTTCTCTCCCCGAAGAAGGACTCCCTTTGCGAGAACTGCCAGAACAGACTCGGCACTAACCCCCTCCGCATACTTGACTGCAAAACCAGAACATGCCGTGAGATAACGTCCGAGATTCCCTTCTCGATCCGGGATTATCTCTCCGAGCAAAGCAGCGAGCATCTAGACGCGCTTACCTACTCTCTCGGCGAGAAATCCATACCCTACAAGCTTAACCCAAGGATAGTGAGAGGGCTTGACTACTACACCGACACGGTTTTCGAGATAACTACTGACAAACTCGGTTCCCAAAACGCCGTGGCCGCGGGGGGAAGATATGACCTCCTAGTGGAGCGGATGGGAGGACCGGAAACACCCGCCGTGGGATTCGCGATGGGGGTTGAGAGAATATTGCTTCTGCTTGAGAAAACCGGGACGCGGAGGAACGCTCCGGGGAGAAAACAGCTCGTGTGCATTATCCACATCGGGGATGAAGCCAGAGGAGAGGCGGCGAGGATAGCCGACGATCTGAGAAAAAAGGGCATGCGGGTCGAGACCGAATACGAAAACAAAAGCTTGAAAAGCCAGATGAGAAAAGCGAACAGAACCGGGGCTGCGTACTCCGTAATTATCGGAGAGGACGAGCTTCGGAAAAAAGTCTTTTCGCTTCGCAATATGAGAACCGGAGAGGAAAAAACGTTTCCCCTCAAAACACTCGCCGACCTTCGGGGACACGACGATTTTCGGAAACTTCTCTGA
- a CDS encoding GYD domain-containing protein: MGKYIMLSNLTDEGRRTIKMRPERINEVNRELEEMGAKVEAQYAALGPYDFVNIVEAPDNETITKIVIELGSRGTIHIETLAAIPIGEFEEKLINE; this comes from the coding sequence ATGGGCAAATACATCATGCTTAGCAACCTCACCGACGAGGGCAGAAGGACCATAAAGATGAGGCCCGAGAGGATAAACGAGGTCAACAGGGAGCTTGAGGAGATGGGCGCCAAGGTTGAAGCCCAGTACGCGGCGCTCGGTCCTTACGACTTTGTTAACATAGTGGAAGCTCCGGATAACGAGACGATCACGAAAATCGTAATAGAACTCGGTTCAAGGGGCACAATCCATATAGAAACCCTTGCCGCAATCCCCATAGGCGAGTTCGAAGAAAAACTTATAAACGAATAA
- the trxA gene encoding thioredoxin — translation MASSNIVEVVDSTFDKEVMESEVPVLVDFWAPWCGPCRALSPVIEEISNDYEGSVKVGKVNVDENPQTTMNFRIRSIPTLIVFKNGEVTEQIVGAVPKSEIEKVLDKTLD, via the coding sequence ATGGCATCCTCAAACATAGTTGAAGTAGTAGATTCCACGTTCGATAAGGAAGTAATGGAAAGCGAAGTTCCCGTCCTGGTCGACTTCTGGGCTCCCTGGTGCGGTCCCTGCAGAGCCCTTTCCCCCGTCATCGAGGAGATCTCCAATGACTACGAAGGCAGCGTTAAGGTGGGAAAGGTAAATGTGGACGAGAACCCCCAGACAACCATGAACTTCCGCATAAGAAGCATTCCCACGCTGATAGTTTTTAAAAACGGAGAGGTCACCGAGCAGATAGTCGGCGCCGTCCCGAAAAGCGAAATAGAAAAGGTACTTGACAAGACCCTGGACTGA
- a CDS encoding efflux RND transporter periplasmic adaptor subunit, whose translation MVIRTKIFLLFLSVCIFPGFSLAQPPDAPVVVSAVVEREVSKPLRLVGATFPARKSVISSEVEGVVGKINAEEGQYVKKGETLAEIKNDKIRFALERLKNERKEALARAELSEKDFARMKELYDKGIVSDGDFDRARTQRESGRAGLLSLESRIEIAEYDLAASRIAAPFNGYVTKHHAEAGQWLGLGDKVVSFVDIDTIEVMAGVPERYIDDISEGMEVEVILPSHDLLTVPAKISSVIPDADPITVSFPVRVMLENPDHTIKSSASAIIMVRIGKTEKIKLVPKDSIVRSPQGSKVFAVREGLAHPVPVEEKGWYESFTHVEGGISVGENVVVRGNERLRPMQKVRITDTIEQ comes from the coding sequence GTGGTTATACGAACAAAAATCTTTCTGCTTTTTTTATCTGTCTGTATTTTTCCAGGATTCTCGCTCGCTCAGCCTCCTGACGCTCCGGTAGTGGTATCCGCGGTAGTTGAGAGGGAGGTGAGCAAGCCGCTCAGGCTTGTCGGCGCGACATTTCCCGCGAGAAAATCCGTCATATCGAGCGAGGTCGAAGGAGTCGTCGGGAAAATAAACGCCGAGGAAGGCCAGTACGTAAAAAAGGGCGAGACCCTCGCCGAGATAAAAAACGACAAGATCCGCTTCGCCCTTGAGCGGCTTAAGAACGAGAGAAAGGAAGCCCTCGCGAGAGCCGAGCTTTCGGAAAAAGATTTTGCAAGAATGAAAGAGCTTTACGACAAGGGAATTGTTTCCGACGGAGATTTTGACAGGGCGAGGACCCAGAGGGAGTCCGGCCGGGCCGGGCTGCTCAGTCTCGAGAGCCGTATCGAAATCGCCGAATACGATCTTGCGGCGTCGAGAATCGCCGCTCCTTTTAACGGCTACGTGACCAAGCACCACGCCGAAGCGGGACAGTGGCTCGGTCTCGGGGACAAGGTGGTTTCCTTTGTTGATATAGACACGATAGAGGTAATGGCGGGGGTGCCCGAGAGGTATATAGACGACATAAGCGAGGGCATGGAGGTCGAGGTCATACTGCCCTCCCACGATCTGCTGACCGTTCCCGCAAAAATCTCTTCAGTTATCCCGGACGCGGACCCGATAACCGTATCCTTTCCGGTAAGGGTGATGCTTGAGAATCCGGATCATACGATAAAATCCTCAGCTTCCGCCATAATCATGGTAAGGATCGGCAAAACCGAGAAAATCAAGCTCGTACCGAAAGATTCCATAGTCAGGTCCCCCCAGGGCTCTAAGGTCTTTGCCGTGAGGGAGGGCCTCGCGCATCCGGTACCGGTGGAAGAAAAGGGCTGGTATGAGAGTTTCACTCACGTTGAAGGGGGAATAAGCGTCGGCGAGAACGTGGTCGTAAGAGGAAACGAGAGACTAAGGCCCATGCAGAAAGTCAGGATCACTGACACCATAGAGCAATGA